Below is a window of Sulfolobales archaeon DNA.
GGCCCTGTTGGGGGTGTTCCTGAAAAGGTTGTTGCCGCAGCTTCAAGCGGTTATAAAACCATCTTAATCCCGTGGGGACAGTCTATATATCCAGAAACTAGATATGTTAGACAGAGTATAGGTCCGATTTCTGTTATAAGACCTGTAAGTGTGAATATTAATGTAAGCGATCTAGCATCTAGATATGGAGCAAGGGTTGTTGAGGTTGCATCAGCCGAGGATCTTTTAGAACTATTTACCAGAGGCGCATACCAAGCTCCTAAAGAGCTTATGAGCCCATATATCTCTACTGGCGAGGAGAGCATTCTTAAGAGCTCATATGGAAACTTTACACAGCTTCAAGAAAGATCTGCTTCCTCTGCTAATCAGAGAATAGGATCTATAAGGGATCGCCAGCTAGTCTCCTTAATAAATAGCCTTCTAACCAGCTCAGAGAGATATAGAAATGAATCTTCCGCTCTATTTGAAAGGGGGCTATACTATCCAGCGCTCTCGATGATCTTCACATCCTATACTCTAGCTAGATATGCAGAAAACATAGCAGGTGTATTCACAGCCCAAGATGCTACTACGTATACGAAGAACTATATATCGTATGTGGGATCTATGCTGAATAGCTATAGAGATCTCTGGAGATCTCTAGCATATGGTAAAAAAGGCTATAGCATTGAAGAGCTATATATATTGCCGGAGATTTTCAGAAGACTTCAAGATGCTGAGTATAGTCTAAATATCTCTACACAGCTAGCATCTTCAGGCAATATAGTAGATTCGCTTTACTACGCATCATATGCCGAGGCGAGGCTGAGGAGTATAGACACCTGGCTATCCCTACTAGGTCTAGGTACTGACAGCATGGTTAACATAACATATGTAGAGAGGATCTCATATTGGATATATAGCTATGCAGCAACTTCCCTAGCATATCTCGAATCACTGTTAAGCTCGCTAGGCTATCAGCTACAATCTACCCAGAGTCTTGAGGATATGCTGAGGAGAGCATCAACATACCTGGCTGGTGGAGATTATATCGCATCTATATCCATCTCAACCGACA
It encodes the following:
- a CDS encoding S16 family serine protease, producing the protein MVWPRSFSIFTIFIIFLFMLTPYLVYTSSISVIGYARVPALAVYMLENGSYVGSISWIEVKILAPGSGEVYVSTEPLSDIDLQASGRAAVLIASYLANIDPFKYDYLISIKASAPIVGGPSAGSAMVAAIFSALTNISLDPLVASTGMILPDGLIGPVGGVPEKVVAAASSGYKTILIPWGQSIYPETRYVRQSIGPISVIRPVSVNINVSDLASRYGARVVEVASAEDLLELFTRGAYQAPKELMSPYISTGEESILKSSYGNFTQLQERSASSANQRIGSIRDRQLVSLINSLLTSSERYRNESSALFERGLYYPALSMIFTSYTLARYAENIAGVFTAQDATTYTKNYISYVGSMLNSYRDLWRSLAYGKKGYSIEELYILPEIFRRLQDAEYSLNISTQLASSGNIVDSLYYASYAEARLRSIDTWLSLLGLGTDSMVNITYVERISYWIYSYAATSLAYLESLLSSLGYQLQSTQSLEDMLRRASTYLAGGDYIASISISTDIITNTTLTIHSMFSINVTGLADVVRREVMRVLSTIGGDSPISARLYAQMGDYLASSGEYQQAISFYEEALFILRISKLLNSQGISLNRSTAAVVEPTSTEVSSVTRSISTNTSTQIISIGGKSGETSSGANNVRLMSMVITIIAIAVVLVSVALAIYIYRRSRSS